Proteins encoded in a region of the Podospora pseudopauciseta strain CBS 411.78 chromosome 6, whole genome shotgun sequence genome:
- a CDS encoding hypothetical protein (COG:E; EggNog:ENOG503P2QT): MSNSIAMRDMGPVRPLAEDVNPLEAQASFPGASTQARNYMDNDSNRPSATELGGSQSEPLGDTRHNSHHEIHGDHDDDNDHEDRERRRRTAGPFKNPRVNTETSISEERGTGPLGVFDIFAFIANKMIGTGIYTAPASVFLLTGRKNLTLGLFGVGFFYSLISTFLYLDFAAAFPYTGGELVYISEMTAYSGIRESSPTQGQVDKTPSPPRWRKTKKIFGDGLLAYVAYSILFVAFFNSGTNGMQTGRLVLLCVNAGDVDENGVTPDVNRDLVRFLGIVVLSVICLLQYFSPSAGRRLNRGFAAIKILTLIALIGVAGNTARVRRQDNEGHSAEWQEENPVTSPLSFAKAILAVLFSFEGWENATFVAGEIPRHQHKVLQKGFIIAVVVVGVLYLAVVSAVLDALSWAQLNEQRINVNYAPLLTGNGTAARRGWAIMAAISSLGSLNSSIYTFSRVNQAIGQADILPWSKVWKKDDSMDRARDVSVQETRNPTNPQHYIHKSPQGGLLIHWTMSVVVIAGSSATANTIESIGIPGYIQTYVHVFVLFTLALVSFRLPGRERALATLTQQPIKSILRPSKLTNPFAKSIWYLLWFLYILLNLTIIVVNPVPPYSGSDGSNVSFPGWGFPAILFSVLAFAISYYLVIFCPMPREYPPNQPLDAPTPGDQIPARWIRNPLHAAGIRAKIVFDKEYNEALPRVFRFGRRWRVVYSIEGDRDGEEYDSSTTKLFLYWLFGGDRLKESPPRRFWEWLRERAHLR, from the exons ATGTCTAACAGCATTGCAATGCGGGACATGGGCCCTGTGCGTCCACTCGCGGAGGACGTTAACCCACTAGAAGCCCAAGCCTCGTTTCCAGGTGCATCGACACAGGCTCGAAATTATATGGATAACGACTCAAATCGACCCTCGGCTACAGAACTCGGAGGGTCACAATCAGAGCCTCTGGGAGATACGCGACACAACAGTCATCACGAAATCCATGGTGACCATGACGATGATAACGATCATGAGGACCGCGAGAGGCGACGCCGGACAGCGGGACCGTTCAAGAATCCCCGCGTCAATACCGAGACAAGCATTTCGGAAGAAAGGGGGACCGGGCCACTGGGCGTGTTCGATATATTCGCATTCATTGCAAACAAGATGATTGGAACGGGGATTTACACAGCTCCTGCATCTGTTTTCTTGCTTACGGGGAGGAAGAACCTAACACTGGGTCTCTTTGGAGTTGGGTTCTTTTACTCACTGATCAG CACATTCCTCTACCTTGATTTTGCTGCCGCGTTTCCATACACTGGGGGTGAATTGGTTTAT ATCAGTGAGATGACGGCCTATTCCGGAATACGAGAATCATCACCGACACAAGGGCAAGTTGACAAGACCCCGAGCCCTCCCCGATGGCGCAAGACGAAAAAGATATTTGGAGATGGACTCCTGGCCTATGTCGCCTATTCCATCTTATTTGTCGCATTCTTCAACTCCGGAACCAACGGTATGCAAACTGGACGTCTGGTCCTACTTTGCGTCAATGCCGGAGATGTTGACGAGAATGGCGTGACGCCCGATGTCAACCGAGATCTTGTCCGCTTCCTTGGGATCGTGGTACTATCGGTGATATGTCTACTACAGTACTTCTCTCCCTCTGCAGGCAGAAGGCTGAACCGAGGTTTTGCTGCGATCAAAATACTCACGCTTATTGCCCTCATCGGTGTCGCTGGCAACACGGCCCGAGTGAGACGTCAAGACAACGAGGGACATTCAGCCGAGTGGCAAGAGGAAAACCCAGTAACAAGCCCCTTGAGTTTCGCAAAGGCTATTCTCGCGGTCCTGTTCAGCTTTGAAGGTTGGGAAAACGCTACATTT GTTGCCGGCGAGATACCCCGACATCAGCACAAGGTCCTCCAAAAAGGCTTCATCATCGCCGTAGTGGTGGTCGGTGTGTTGTATCTGGCTGTTGTTTCCGCAGTG CTTGATGCTCTGAGTTGGGCTCAACTGAATGAACAACGGATCAACGTAAATTACGCGCCCTTG CTGACGGGTAATGGCACGGCTGCGCGACGTGGCTGGGCCATAATGGCGGCTATTTCTTCTCTTGGCAGCCTAAACTCCAGCATATACACATTTAGCAGGG TCAACCAAGCCATTGGTCAAGCCGATATCCTACCCTGGTCCAAAGTCTGGAAAAAGGACGACAGCATGGACAGGGCCCGCGATGTGAGCGTACAGGAGACACGAAACCCTACCAATCCACAGCACTATATTCACAAATCGCCCCAGGGAGGGCTACTGATCCACTGGACTATGTCGGTAGTTGTGATTGCTGGAAGCTCGGCCACAGCAAACACCATTGAGTCGATTGGCATCCCAGGTTACATACAAACCTACGTTCACGTCTTCGTTCTCT TCACCCTAGCTCTCGTCTCTTTCCGCCTCCCCGGCCGCGAAAGAGCCCTAGCAACCCTCACGCAACAACCAATAAAAAGCATACTCCGTCCCTCCAAGCTCACAAACCCCTTCGCCAAATCCATCTGGTACCTCCTATGGTTCCTTTACATATTATTgaacctcaccatcatcgtcgtGAACCCAGTCCCGCCTTACTCCGGCTCCGACGGCAGCAACGTCTCGTTTCCCGGCTGGGGCTTCcccgccatcctcttcaGCGTCCTCGCCTTTGCAATCTCGTACTACCTCGTCATCTTCTGTCCCATGCCGCGGGAATAtcccccaaaccaacccctcgATGCCCCCACTCCGGGTGATCAGATTCCCGCACGGTGGATACGAAACCCCTTGCACGCCGCTGGCATCAGGGCCAAGATCGTGTTTGACAAGGAATACAACGAGGCTCTGCCGCGGGTGTTTCGGTTTGGTCGTCGGTGGCGGGTGGTTTACTCGATTGAGGGCGATCGCGACGGGGAAGAATATGATTCCTCTACGACCAAGTTGTTTCTGTACTGGCTTTTTGGGGGTGATCGTCTGAAGGAGTCTCCCCCGCGAAGATTCTGGGAGTGGTTGAGGGAACGGGCGCATTTACGGTGA
- a CDS encoding hypothetical protein (EggNog:ENOG503NW9Q; COG:M), with protein MTVNVISLRSLDAACINNFTADLTTDERRLFDTSVAAKTLIEELKAIGATHKQQSKSRRIGEALIPFINGLETYGDGLSILANGSDILCPLWGSLRIVLDLAREFGEYFEKLALMLENIGTILSRLERYPTLYPDNENIKAPMVDIYIAIFEFCVRAKQIFRVGKEKCQGIKRLTQAVGLATALRVLWKPFSVDFDGIKDRISKNVEAVESEAGLAEKELASKERTLAGERWAKAERSQRLIANYVDAESTAKVHEWLAPANVATNHKAATSLRHASSGTWFLHGHQFQRWLREDNSFLWLHAIPGAGKTILSSSIINYLQEKVQDQNTGLAYFYCDYKDSQKQDPAKILSTILAMLAKQNSGVFETLQDFFLEQLRLAPTFTAEFDELLADFNTFMSDHFETVIIVIDALDETCPSSWETLTDALRSLHEQCPRLKILVTSRNELPIARAFQGLPATSIEQSDVADDIQNFVEGEVASRIKQRKLKLRDPELQSVIVESLVTGSKGMFQWVRCQIDALCKLRNDKAIRSALTNLPRTLQETYIRILQRIEDEHPEDVEIVRKILAWLVRGIRNLSLEELAEAISIEPDNGEESMDFNAVDTDPEDMLELLGGLVTVSPDRFVSLAHFSVKEFLVSEDICKTKPLFCVAKYETESTLASVCLTYLCYDDFAKPLSPDSDQLQGYKFLSYAASAWGLHAKYSEQDDEPDEDVLDLTMRFFHLTNGSRRNFVTWEQYQHRAKSDKALSGVSSRTPLAYAAWYGLAGAAQQLLEAGIEAEQLLGPFKAAVSRGHAGVVKVILKFATASVDELQANGPVPHPAEKMAELDLGEALYDAAAMGHAAVVEVLLQQNIDLDARRRKDRSPLQAAALAGHADVVRLLLDKGAKHAIPCKRYGTPLAAAAEKGHRKVVEVLLQAGANPCGQGGLYSSPLTSAIAGKNVQIVQLILEHLNGVKVSSPARRNTGPLAMAASNGMDECIENLVELGYPVEDCGALYQACCAGNISTINLLLGLGADVNEWSTCKYGSAIHVASFRGHLGVLQRLISAGADLSVTHPEYGSPLELAAYGGHVDCVKLLAKAGIDINTGDNEATAVVRAAANGHNAVIEALYDLGLEKGATTDAGNALVTAAYFGHSDTVAFLAEQGVDLALLGTVLNKPISCTPLEAAASNGKMHVVKQLLQLGASPSETNNGRYGAPLSAALNAKSICEDIVTALLDAGADPSVVTDEESGSHGFPLLFAVKRDRPNLVKILVERGADVNLKAGLLITALQAAVELESDAIFNFLLEAGADVNLASDYSDLTGSIDDGLDKGPITALQSAAWHGKDDLITRLVGAGAHLSVDLGQDAPKPPFKSALQVASLRGHSTTVDLLLKLGSDANEKGGIFTTALMAACSQGHLEVVRSLLAAGATTEVIKGSWYTSPLLAALRHDGVDVELIKLLVEHGANVNERAGGWGYPLPCAVGFQSDDKVALYLIEQGADVNAVGGVWGTALQVAAYHYDDEKLETLLDKGADPNIQGGQYGTALQAAYSRGAYVIIRILYRHGARNDLLGGMFGCAGGAAVGYPGKDDSWGSCSTLLHQMINYHDFDVNFAYGRFGNGLQHCVWMKREDEQYFVEAGAEVNKVAGHYGTALNAAAVTYQEGTFDYLMEKGADAKLGNELYPNALFAAIESIDKGQKIFDKVMRLGVDLNEPVSTVRGTALQAAALRNSWYAVRKLVKAGAEVNPGRASGRWGTPLIASVSQGEPESWRLLLRKGADVCTKAGHFGTALHAAILHGKVEAVDLLLGRGADPNAKGGRYGTPLQAACASRASKWVIAMLLNRGAEIDATGGKYHTALQAACQTGELETVEMLVSRGADVNLRGGWFFSPLYAAVFVGHWEIVRYLLRNGATWEEVDVQRMKGHHAGYWADWVRDSVEDGKKKGAEDGEEDEHEEEDDEAEEEEDEDFVADNVESIPGFDQPWKRMSKWGVVKNRIALKVGLLEKAVVEVEVKEGSGSSDEEEVIDPVFQEELLWVGEDLLE; from the exons ATGACCGTCAACGTCATTTCCCTCAGATCGCTCGACGCAGCCTGCATCAATAATTTCACCGCAGACTTGACCACTGATGAGCGTCGGTTATTCGACACCTCGGTTGCCGCCAAGACATTGATAGAAGAGCTCAAGGCCATTGGTGCTACCCACAAGCAGCAGTCAAAGTCACGCCGAATTGGCGAAGCCCTGATCCCCTTCATCAATGGCCTCGAAACCTACGGCGATGGTCTCAGCATCCTTGCTAATGGAAGCGACATTCTTTGCCCATTATGGGGCAGCCTCCGCATCGTCCTAGACCTGGCCCGCGAGTTTGGCGAGTATTTTGAGAAGTTGGCCCTGATGTTGGAAAACATTGGGACCATTCTCAGCCGCCTCGAACGCTACCCGACATTATACCCAGATAACGAGAATATCAAGGCGCCTATGGTCGACATTTACATCGCCATCTTCGAGTTCTGTGTCCGAGCCAAACAAATCTTCCGCGTGGGCAAGGAAAAATGCCAGGGCATCAAGAGGTTGACGCAAGCGGTTGGCTTGGCCACTGCATTGAGGGTTCTCTGGAAGCCCTTCAGTGTCGACTTTGACGGTATCAAAGACCGCATATCCAAGAATGTGGAGGCCGTCGAGTCCGAGGCTGGGTTGGCCGAGAAAGAGCTGGCTAGCAAGGAACGCACTTTGGCCGGCGAACGTTGGGCAAAGGCTGAACGAAGTCAGAGGTTGATTGCAAACTACGTCGACGCAGAGAGCACAGCCAAAGTGCATGAGTGGCTGGCCCCGGCCAATGTCGCTACAAATCACAAGGCGGCAACAAGTCTTCGTCATGCAAGCTCTGGTACCTGGTTTCTGCACGGCCATCAGTTTCAACGGTGGCTCAGAGAGGACAACAGCTTTCTGTGGCTGCACGCCATTC CCGGAGCGGGCAAAACCATCCTATCATCGAGCATCATCAACTACCTGCAAGAAAAGGTGCAGGACCAAAACACCGGGCTCGCTTACTTCTACTGCGATTACAAAGACTCGCAGAAACAGGACCCAGCCAAGATTCTCAGCACAATCCTGGCCATGTTGGCAAAACAGAACAGCGGAGTCTTCGAAACCCTCCAAGACTTCTTTCTTGAGCAGCTTAGACTGGCACCTACATTTACGGCCGAGTTTGACGAGCTTCTTGCAGACTTTAACACTTTTATGAGTGACCACTTCGAGACAGTCATCATTGTCATCGATGCCTTGGACGAGACCTGTCCTTCGTCATGGGAGACTCTCACCGACGCATTACGGAGCCTCCATGAGCAGTGCCCCAGGTTGAAGATTCTAGTAACAAGTCGGAACGAGCTCCCAATTGCGCGGGCATTTCAGGGCCTGCCAGCCACGTCCATCGAGCAGTCTGATGTCGCAGACGACATTCAAAACTTTGTGGAGGGAGAAGTTGCATCAAGGATCAAGCAAAGGAAATTGAAACTGAGGGATCCAGAGTTGCAAAGCGTTATTGTGGAGAGCCTGGTGACCGGATCAAAAGGCATGTTTCAATGGGTGCGGTGCCAGATCGATGCCTTGTGCAAGTTGCGAAACGACAAAGCTATCCGCTCTGCTCTGACCAACCTCCCGCGCACGCTGCAGGAAACATACATCCGGATTCTTCAGCGTATAGAAGACGAACACccggaggatgtggagattGTTCGGAAAATACTTGCTTGGTTGGTACGCGGCATCAGAAACCTCTCACTTGAGGAGCTGGCCGAAGCGATCTCGATTGAGCCAGACAATGGAGAGGAGTCCATGGATTTTAATGCCGTGGACACCGACCCCGAGGACATGCTTGAGTTGTTGGGTGGCTTGGTCACTGTATCACCAGACAGGTTTGTGTCCTTGGCACATTTCTCGGTGAAGGAGTTTCTGGTATCAGAAGACATATGCAAGACAAAACCTCTATTCTGTGTTGCCAAGTACGAGACCGAGTCGACTTTGGCATCTGTGTGCCTGACATATCTTTGCTACGACGATTTCGCAAAGCCATTATCGCCTGACTCCGACCAGCTCCAGGGGTACAAGTTTTTGTCTTATGCTGCCAGCGCCTGGGGTTTGCATGCCAAGTACAGCGAGCAAGACGACGAACCGGACGAAGATGTCTTGGATCTGACGATGCGATTCTTCCACTTGACAAATGGCTCACGCAGGAATTTTGTGACCTGGGAACAGTACCAGCACCGTGCAAAATCTGACAAAGCGCTCTCTGGCGTGTCATCAAGGACACCGTTGGCCTATGCGGCTTGGTATGGTCTGGCCGGTGCGGCACAGCAACTTCTGGAGGCTGGGATTGAAGCTGAACAATTGCTTGGGCCATTCAAAGCTGCGGTTTCTCGTGGACACGCTGGCGTTGTCAAGGTCATTCTGAAGTTTGCAACGGCCTCGGTAGACGAGCTACAAGCGAACGGCCCGGTACCGCACCCAGCAGAAAAGATGGCTGAGCTTGACCTTGGCGAAGCACTTTACGATGCAGCAGCTATGGGTCATGCCGCTGTTGTCGAGGTTCTTCTGCAACAAAACATCGACCTAGATGCTAGACGACGAAAGGACCGGAGCCCACTTCAAGCAGCAGCCCTTGCAGGGCACGCCGACGTCGTCCGCTTACTTCTCGACAAAGGAGCCAAGCACGCCATCCCCTGTAAACGGTATGGAACTCCActggctgccgctgctgagaAGGGCCATCggaaggttgttgaggttttGTTACAAGCTGGTGCAAACCCATGTGGACAGGGAGGCTTGTATTCCTCGCCTCTCACATCAGCCATCGCTGGCAAGAACGTCCAGATTGTTCAGCTGATACTGGAGCATCTTAATGGTGTAAAGGTCAGCAGCCCAGCTCGCAGGAACACTGGACCCCTCGCCATGGCTGCCTCCAACGGTATGGATGAGTGCATCGAGAACTTGGTCGAGTTAGGCTACCCAGTCGAGGACTGCGGTGCTCTGTACCAAGCGTGCTGCGCAGGAAATATCAGTACTATCAACCTGTTGCTGGGTCTTGGGGCAGATGTTAATGAATGGTCGACCTGCAAATATGGCAGTGCCATACACGTAGCCAGCTTCAGGGGGCATCTGGGGGTTTTGCAGCGACTCATCAGTGCTGGGGCGGACCTCAGCGTAACCCATCCAGAGTACGGCAGCCCCCTCGAGCTGGCAGCGTATGGTGGTCATGTCGACTGCGTCAAATTGCTTGCCAAAGCGGGTATCGACATCAACACTGGCGACAATGAAGCCACAGCGGTTGTCCGTGCTGCGGCCAACGGCCACAACGCCGTGATCGAGGCTCTCTACGATCTCGGTCTAGAAAAGGGGGCCACAACAGATGCGGGAAATGCTCTTGTGACTGCAGCATATTTCGGACATTCAGATACGGTGGCCTTTCTCGCGGAACAAGGGGTGGATCTGGCTCTGCTCGGTACAGTTCTTAACAAGCCCATCTCGTGCACACCGCTGGAAGCTGCTGCCTCGAATGGTAAAATGCACGTGGTCAAGCAGTTGCTTCAACTGGGGGCGAGTCCAAGCGAAACCAACAACGGTCGATACGGTGCTCCCCTCTCTGCTGCTCTCAATGCCAAGTCCATCTGTGAAGATATCGTCACGGCTCTATTGGATGCGGGAGCGGATCCAAGCGTCGTGACCGACGAGGAAAGTGGAAGCCACGGGTTTCCACTCCTTTTCGCCGTGAAGCGTGACAGACCTAATCTGGTCAAGATTCTGGTGGAACGCGGGGCTGATGTGAATCTCAAAGCTGGTTTGCTCATCACCGCTCTCCAGGCGGCGGTCGAGCTGGAGAGTGATGCCATCTTCAACTTCTTGCTTGAGGCTGGAGCAGATGTCAATCTTGCTAGCGATTATTCAGATCTCACCGGGAGTATTGACGATGGGCTTGATAAGGGGCCCATCACAGCCCTGCAGTCTGCTGCTTGGCATGGGAAGGATGACCTAATTACGAGGCTCGTCGGGGCTGGGGCTCATCTTTCGGTGGATTTGGGACAAGACGCGCCAAAGCCTCCTTTCAAATCGGCACTCCAGGTCGCATCACTTCGTGGTCACTCCACCACCGTTGACCTACTCCTCAAACTAGGGAGCGACGCCAACGAAAAGGGTGGCATTTTCACCACGGCCCTGATGGCCGCGTGCTCCCAAGGTCATCTTGAAGTGGTGCGAAGCCTCCTCGCGGCTGGGGCAACCACCGAAGTCATCAAGGGTTCCTGGTACACCAGTCCGTTACTGGCTGCGCTCCGCCATGACGGAGTGGACGTGGAGCTTATCAAACTGCTGGTTGAGCATGGTGCAAATGTCAATGAAAGAGCCGGCGGTTGGGGTTACCCGCTTCCCTGCGCCGTGGGCTTCCAGTCTGATGATAAAGTGGCTCTGTACCTTATTGAACAAGGTGCCGATGTCAATGCTGTGGGCGGAGTATGGGGCACTGCTCTTCAGGTCGCCGCATATCACTACGACGACGAGAAGTTGGAAACCTTGCTTGACAAGGGCGCCGATCCAAACATACAAGGTGGGCAATACGGCACTGCTTTGCAAGCAGCATACAGCCGGGGCGCCTACGTCATCATCAGGATCCTGTATAGGCATGGCGCTCGGAATGATCTCCTTGGGGGTATGTTTGGGTGTGCTGGCGGCGCGGCAGTTGGATATCCCGGTAAGGATGATTCCTGGGGATCCTGCTCGACGCTGCTCCATCAGATGATCAACTACCACGACTTTGACGTCAACTTTGCCTATGGACGCTTCGGCAATGGACTGCAGCACTGTGTCTGGATGAAGCGCGAAGATGAGCAGTACTTTGTCGAGGCTGGAGCCGAAGTCAACAAAGTAGCTGGTCATTATGGCACCGCTCTCAACGCCGCGGCTGTCACCTATCAGGAGGGTACATTTGACTACCTGATGGAGAAGGGTGCCGACGCAAAGCTGGGTAACGAACTGTACCCAAACGCGCTATTCGCCGCCATCGAGAGCATCGATAAGGGCCAAAAGATCTTTGACAAGGTGATGAGGCTGGGGGTTGATCTGAACGAACCCGTTTCGACGGTCCGTGGTACCGCGCTCCAGGCCGCGGCGCTTCGGAATTCGTGGTACGCTGTCAGGAAGCTGGTCAAGGCTGGGGCCGAGGTGAACCCGGGTCGCGCTTCTGGACGGTGGGGCACACCGCTGATAGCGTCCGTGTCGCAAGGGGAGCCGGAGAGTTGgcgtctcctcctcaggaAGGGGGCAGACGTCTGCACCAAGGCAGGGCACTTTGGCACGGCTCTCCACGCGGCTATTCTGCATGGCAAGGTCGAGGCGGTGGATCTACTTCTGGGGAGAGGTGCGGATCCCAACGCCAAGGGGGGGAGATACGGGACGCCGCTGCAGGCTGCTTGTGCGTCTAGGGCTTCGAAGTGGGTTATTGCCATGCTGCTTAACCGTGGGGCTGAGATTGATGCCACGGGTGGGAAATACCACACTGCTTTGCAGGCGGCCTGTCAGACGGGGGAGCTAGAGACGGTGGAAATGCTGGTGAGCAGAGGGGCGGATGTGAACttgaggggtgggtggttttTCAGTCCATTGTATGCTGCTGTTTTTGTAGGTCATTGGGAGATTGTGAGGTATTTGCTCAGAAACGGAGCTacgtgggaggaggttgatgttcaGAGGATGAAGGGGCACCATGCGGGCTATTGGGCTGATTGGGTGAGGGATAGtgtggaggatgggaagaagaagggtgcggaggatggggaggaggatgagcatgaggaggaggatgacgaggcggaggaagaggaagacgaggattTCGTGGCGGATAATGTCGAGTCTATACCTGGGTTTGATCAGCCTTGGAAACGGATGTCGAAGTGGGGGGTTGTTAAGAATCGGATTGCGTTGAAGGTTGGGCTTTTGGAGAAGGCGGTGGTCGAAGTTGAGGTTAAGGAGGGTTCGGGGTCaagtgacgaggaggaagtcaTCGATCCGGTTTTTCAGGAGGAGTTGCtttgggttggtgaagatctGTTGGAGTAG
- a CDS encoding hypothetical protein (EggNog:ENOG503P4TQ; COG:S): MVSLGVALGLRAAPLTVIIPNYAPFFLGLHFFFAYGLLSSRTLKQWYGIDHNVSPRYDLAKYGDAAVASGKITQKQLDMLKRNESAHANAVENYAFFAGAVCLATAAGVDRTLINRAGLAYTIARVAYGAVYILIDHPQWSQIRGITWWIGNFSCFYLLYKAGGELNSLSN, translated from the coding sequence ATGGTATCTCTCGGTGTTGCCCTCGGCCTTCGGGCTGCCCCGCTTACTGTCATCATACCGAATTACGCGCCCTTTTTCCTGGGCTTGCACTTCTTCTTTGCGTACGGCCTTCTGTCTTCACGCACGCTCAAACAGTGGTACGGCATCGATCACAATGTGTCGCCCCGCTATGATCTTGCCAAGTACGGGGACGCTGCCGTTGCCTCGGGCAAGATCACACAGAAACAACTCGATATGCTCAAACGCAACGAGTCAGCCCACGCAAATGCCGTCGAGAACTACGCCTTCTTTGCTGGCGCCGTGTGCTTAGCTACCGCCGCTGGTGTTGACAGAACCCTGATCAACCGTGCCGGGTTGGCCTACACAATTGCACGCGTGGCGTACGGCGCTGTGTACATCCTCATAGACCACCCACAGTGGAGTCAGATCCGTGGTATCACTTGGTGGATCGGCAATTTCAGCTGTTTCTACCTGCTTTAcaaagcaggaggagagctCAATTCGTTGTCAAACTAG
- a CDS encoding hypothetical protein (EggNog:ENOG503P679; COG:O; MEROPS:MER0018285), with the protein MRNPPESINHLLDTLTNNPSSPSLRIHFPTETVSSPGQHLSTTTSATPPSFSVSASALHNLKFPNNDLSPVSSHTSDPDDDANKPSTSTKNEDQPDINPLTIPRFLITTLDLDPPFPSFPVLGPVLHGMQADLALSTSFTGEDDIDTDKQFIPLERDTRFNLGEDDIGEVARYMGPSPPGWSEPHRYVCLMWQQPEGVTGDKIREEMGWGGARDGKIGAWERVRFDQGGFEERFGLGEVVAGNYFVC; encoded by the coding sequence ATGCGCAACCCCCCCGAAAGtatcaaccacctcctcgacaccctcaccaacaacccctcctccccctccctccgcaTCCACTTCCCCACCGAAaccgtctcctccccaggccagcacctctccaccaccacctccgcaacccccccttccttctccgtctcggcctcggctctccacaacctcaaATTCCCCAACAACGACCTCtcccccgtctcctcccACACCTCCGACCCTGACGACGACGCAAAcaaaccctccacctccaccaaaaaTGAAGACCAACCTGACATaaaccccctcaccatcccccgCTTCCtaatcaccaccctcgacctcgacccccCATTCCCTTCTTTTCCAGTCCTGGGCCCAGTCCTCCACGGCATGCAGGCCGACCTGGCATTGTCGACCTCTTTCACGGGCGAGGATGACATTGACACAGACAAGCAGTTTATTCCTCTGGAGCGGGACACTAGGTTTAACCTAGGTGAGGATGACATAGGAGAAGTGGCGCGGTACATGGGCCCTTCCCCGCCGGGGTGGAGCGAGCCGCATCGCTATGTTTGTCTGATGTGGCAGCAGCCCGAGGGGGTGACTGGAGACAAAAtcagggaggagatggggtgggggggcgCGAGGGATGGGAAGATTGGggcgtgggagagggtgaggtttgATCAGGGGGGGTTCGAGGAgaggtttgggttgggggaggtggtggcagggAATTATTTCGTTTGTTGA